The region ccagtttccattttgggaaattcatgatctggcttcaaattcttccatgatggtgtttggcatgatgtatgatgactatttggacatgaatgaactctcacaaaccaattccaatcatccaatcactgattaaacagacagttgaccaacagttgacttttagggtttctgactgattatgcattgactgaggatttctaaaccctaattccttgaggacttgacttcaaatgatgtcccaagttgtatgaactcttgattattgatcatggtgcccaaattccacaagaatgaccaccatccactgctttgactgacaattgactttctttgacttttgactgtctgtgtatgaactgctgacctctgagccctcaacccttgaccaaaatacttcaaatagacctccaaaccatgtgcacttgttggacaaaccccaaggccttggttcaatgagaaattcctttgcttgcttggttgactgatcaggagattagtttgacctaattcttgattgcttgctcttgaggcaactgagggacaatgcaaatgctatgcaatggatcatgatatgttatgacctagtatgaaaatgtttgcataatgataggtgcaaatttgaggtgctacacttggtggtctcaaaccactcacacaagtcccacccctagggtaaaggagccatacatgctatgatccttgaggcaatgcattgagcaaatgatatgatgccataggggtcttatggtcaaaattagggtcttatagtACTGAGAATAACGAGATATATCCAGTGAACCTCATACACCACAAATTCAGTAGTCAAGTTAGTAGACACATCACTCCACTACACACACAATCACTCCCCTATTTTACCATAATTTGGCAAAGGATATCCTCAGAAAAATCATTCACTCATCACAGAGGTTAGTATGTTAGCATCTACACACATCAAATCAGGAGTAAAGAAGCATGAAAAAATATAAGGACACATGTTGAGCATGATGGTAAAGCATTAAACATAGTCATTGGCAACAAAGCAATTAAAGATCCAGAATTAAGAAACAAAACATGCCCAAATACAAGGGCTAAACAAACTAAGCAAAAACACCTATAATCAAGTCTTCACCCCTCTTTAGATTTTATCTTCAGTACATCCTCTTAAATTCATTAAGGTAATCCAGTATTTACCAGCATCTAAGTCACTCTCTTGCACATGTTCCTTTTCTACAATCTTCACATATGTCCTTCCAGCCACATATGTTCCAGTTGATGGTCCACCATGTGTATCTACAACTGTTATAAAAGAAGTGGAATCAACTCCATTGGTCTTGTTTTTCTCCGTCTCAAGAAATCTATTAATAGCCTTCCCGATACTAGTTCCATGGTTAGACGAACACATCTTCGGATTCTCATAATTTTGACTTATGATGAACAAACTAAGAACTTAAGGGATAAGAGAAAGAGAAATTGTCTAAGAGcaagataataataatagaaGTTTTTTCTTGCTTGTAATGAAGGACCAGATAAATAGAAAGTTTGAATAACACAAAATTAACCTTATTTCACGTGCACCATAGAGAATATGAGAGAGATACATTCTTGGTCTCCTTGAACATATACCAAGCTTTAATTTCTATAGTATATCACATATGCAAACACCAAGGGAACCCCTTAACTTTTCAAATTTGACTATATCCAATGCCTTAATGAAAATGTCAGCTAAATGTTTTTCAACAGCCACATATTCAAGAGCTACAACTTTATCTTCAACAAGCTCCatgataaaatgatgatgattGTCAATGTGCCTAGTTCTACTATGTTGAACatgattttttgaaatatttatagcactcaagttgtcatagaacaatgtcatgacatcttatCCCACATTATACTCCTTCAATATCTGTTTCATCCAAATCAATTGAGTGCAACTGCTCCCTACAACAATATATTCAACTTCGGTAGTGGATAATGAGACACAATTTTtcttcttgctgaaccacgatattaatttttttttccaaGGAAGAAACATCCACCAAATTGCTCTTTTTATCATATACACTTCCAGCACAATCAACATCACAATACCCTACAAGAATTGGGTTAATGTCATGTGAGTAGAGAATaccatagtcacatgtcccattgataTACCTCAAGATTCTCTTCACTTGAGAAAGATGAATGGTCTTTAGTTTtgcttgatatctagcacacacacctACAAAAAATATGATGTCAAGTCTACTTGTTGTAAGGTAGAATAAACTTCCAATCATACTTCTGTATAAGCTTTAATCAAAATCAACTTCATTTTCATATTTGGTCACTTTCATATGAGTAGCAACGAGAGTTCTTTTGTGGCTAGCATTGTCAAGACCAAACTTCTTCACTATACTCTtagcatacttgctttgagaCACAAAAATGTTGCTTTCCATTTGCTTAACTTGCAGACCAAGAAAATAAGTGAGTTCTCCTacaagactcatctcaaattcaaaCTTCATTTGTTGGACAAAATGTTCCACCTTCGAGTCAGACATCCCACAAAAtacaatgtcatcaacataaatttgtgCTACCATGAGTTTTCTCCATCTATCTTCACAAATAAAGTTTTATTTATTCCTTCTCGTTTGTAGCCATTATTGACTAGAAACTCTGTTAatctttcataccatgctctttGAGCTTGGTTTAGACCATAATGAGCTTTCTTTAACTTGTACATATAGTCTGGAAAATTGGGATCAATGAACCCTTTTGGTTGCTCTACATAGACTTCATCATTAagaaaagtattcacaaaaacacttttaacatccattttATACAACCTGAATTTCATCATGCATGAAATTCCTAAtagtaatctaatggactcaagtctagcaactggagcaaaagtctcatcaaaatctactCATTCTATTTGACTGTACTCTTAAGCTATTAACCTTGCCTTCTTTTTTGTCACATTAGCACTTTCATCATAGTTGTTCTTGaaaatccacttggtaccaatggCATTGATATCTTCAGGTCTAGGAACTAACTCGCATACCTCATTCCTTCTAATTTGACGTAGTTCCTCTTGCATATCATTCATCCATAACTCATTAGTTAATGCTTCTTTGACATTCTTAGGTTAAATCTTGGAGATGAAACATGAGTTGACAATCATATTTCTGGATCTAGTGATGACTCATTCATTCATATTTCCTATGACATTGTCAATAagatgatccttctgaattctgatggatGGTCCTTTGTTGATAATGGTTTCTTCAAAATTTGTACTTTTAGTCTCAATGTCAGATCCCTTGTCTGGGACATCTGCTGAGACATTTGTCTATTAAGGGGAaacatcatcttcatccttaACCACATATTTCTCTTCAGGATTATCATCAACAAAAAATTTATGGATTCCATCATTGTCTTGGTATGCATGTTATAGACCATGTAGGCACTGCTATTGATAGAGTATCCAAGAAATATCCCAACTTTACTCTTTGGATCCATCTTTCTCCTTTGTTAACGATCAACAAAGATGTAACACTTACTCCCAAAGACATGGAAGTACTTAACATTTAGTTTTCTTCCTATCTAAATCTTATACAATGTATCATTGGTTCCAAATTTAATAGTTACTTAATTGTGAATGTAACAAGCAGTGTTCATGACTTCAGCCCGAAAATGATAAGGCAGATTCTTGGCATGCAACATGACTCTAGCAACTTCTTGTAAGGTTTTATTCTTGTGTTTTACCACTCTTTTTTGTTGAGGTGTGATAAGTGCTAAGGATTCATGAATGATTCCTTCAGCAGAGCAAAATTCAAAGAACTTGGAGTTCTCAAACTCCTTGCCATTGTCACTTCTTATCTTTATAATTTCACTTCTCTTCTCCTTTTGGATATGAAGGCATAAATCTTTGAACACACCACAAGTATCGGATTTTTCTCTAATGAATTTAACCCATGTATATCTTGAAAAATCATccatacaaacaaacacacgcCTCTTTCCCCCAATACTTTCCACTTGCATAGGCCCCATGAGGTCTATATGAAGTAACTCAGGAACTTTTGAGGTGGCTAGATGTTGGAGCTTTTTGTGGGACATCTTGGTTTATTCCCTATTTCGCAATCTCCATTGATTTTTCTTTCTTCAATCTTCAAATTTGGCAAAACTCTGATGGCTTCAACAGATATAACCTTCTTCATGCCTCTGAGACTAAGGTGACAAAGTCTTTGGTGCCATAGCTTGGTATCATCAACTTTGGATAACATGCATGATGAGGGATGACATATCCACATACaacagttgtctttggacctTAGCCCCTTCATGAGAACTTCTTGATCTTTGATGGTGACAATACATTTAGATTTGTTGAAGTTTACATTCAAGCCTTGATCACACAATTTGCTTATGTTGATCAAGTTAGCAATTAAACCTTCAACCATCAACACGTCATTAATACAAGGAAGACCAAGACTAACCATTTTCTAATGCCCTTTATTCTTCCTTTTCTCCATTGATAACGAGAAATTGTATCGTGTTTTTAGGCTTATATCACATGTTATTCGTATTTATTTCAATATGTTTTATCACCTTTTAGTTCATTTTTATTCGTTTTACAATTGTTAGCGAGTTTCAATGAGGATTCGAAAGCAAATCAAAAGAGCAGCAAAAGAGCAAGATTCTACCCATTCGGCTCAAATGGCGTTCGCCATGTGTATATGGTGTTCGCCATTGGCCTGCCTTCCACGTTATTCAATGATCAAGGCAATGGCATTCACCATTGCCCTAATGGAATTCTCCATTATCATGCAGAAGCATTTCTGCGAAAGTGGGTGGTTTTGTGCATTTTTCTCCAACCTATTTTCCCTCCACTTTGCTTGCACAATCAAGGGAAGTTACAAGGATGCAAACCTCTATAAATAGGACTCTTGGATGTGTTTCATGGCATCCAAGTTATGCGGAAGCTCTGTCGAAATTGCTTCATAGTCTTAGACATAAATTCACTTGTAAAAGTGACAGTAACTCACATCGAGGGATTGTCACACTTGTTTTCTTGTAATTTTCATTATACTCTTGGATCAATAACAAGCTTGCCGAAATTTTCAATTCAATTCAAGTTTCCATTTTCTTTAATTTCAGGTTTTTACTGCTTTATTATTTATACTTGTTATTAACTTTACTACATTGCATGTCATGCTGTTTTTATGGCATCCAAGTTGTGCAGAAGCTCTGTCGAAATTGCTTTGTAGTCTTAGGAATAAATTCACATGTCAAAGTGACAATAACTCACATTGAGGGGTTGTCACACTTGTGTTCTTGTAATTTTTATTGTACTCTTGGATCAAGAACAAGCTTGCCGAAATTTTCAATTCAATTCAAGTTTCAGTTTTCTTTGATTTCAGGTTTTTACTGTTTTATTATTTATACTTGTTATTTCCTTTACTACATTACATGTCATGCTGTTTTTAAGTTTAGTTATTGTGATCatgttatttttaattaaaattatgTCTTGCTAATTTTGTCTGAGTCCGGCGTATGAGGATCGTCGTTACCGACAGGACTCGGTAGAAATAATAGGCGCGAAATTATGATTAAATTCTATTTTGGTTTTAGTTTCCAATTGTATGTTTCATTATTTTGACACGAGAGTGAAGAACAAACTAAGGTTCTAGCCGATAGTGCGAGAGTGTGAGGAAGGAACCAGATAGTGGAAACTCGACATCAATCCTAAAAACAGCGAGAGCGCTCTAGGAGTCGTTTATGATCTCATTGGTTTTTAAAATATGCTTTCTAATTGAAACGGGCGAGCGAGAACAAAATCATGTGGTTAAGAGGTGTGGTTTTAGTcaatagcgcgagagtgtgagatGGAGCCTTTAAATCAATATTTTCTACATAATGCAATAAAATTGTAATTAGTATCCAAATTCTACCTAATCCTATACGAGCAcggtgtaagaccccaattttgaccctaagatccctcatgcaatttcatcataagcattagcattgggatcataccttggcatcctccttacccctctttcattcggtttgttttgggagatatcaccaagcactttatgattgtatcatacttgtatattatcattttactaactaaaataccaaaaatatgtctttgcatttgcctaactttgttgtaggtagggcatgatctccattgatctatcaagttcatatctagggtttgagaccctcatgacaaagagcacaaccatgaattgatacaagaatggttatgaacatcatatatgagcCCCAACGATCTCTTCATGTTATGtttatcaagttttcttcaagagtttgagggtgatttgccttggaaaccctagtttgactaggtatcttgagtaacttctccaacaagttatctcaccaattgatcaaatttatcaaggtaaacttcaaaattcatcatcttatgcatatatggtctaccattgagcctagaaagtcaagagaattgaatattggcaagttggttgatggtggttggccagatgaattcatctaatcaaaactaggtctccctagaccctatatcctacaattttcaccatatgaaaatgattccaagagaaaacttactctaaatgacattccaaacaactttcatgttgatacctagagctagttttgctcgaaaaatcattttctatgttgaaacattataggtcattttgtctaaaccctaatttgaaagtcaactccccaaggccataacttgctcaattttttaaagatgaaatatttccaagtttcacaataaaattaaagattcctactttaacttttatgtttggagtgagagctaattcaacttttatgagcatgtgatatgaggctacattataggtcacttttgacctataccattgaacaagtgattttcctcaacttcaaaaatgcataactctatcacttcaaatccaaatgacataaaattggtgaccattttgaaggtcgtttaaatatctacaacttttatgaagacacttttctcatttgaaactcacataaaaagttaagcaaggtggaatattgagatatatggcttgacacttagaaaaaatttcaacatgttgaaatttccaaacttccacctcaaaattcatcatgatacaagctccaaatggaaaagtgttgaacatgaaagttgttcctcttgatctaaactttccaaaaaagtccacgttcatccattttggacaagaattactagggttgcgcatggcatgaacatggtatcatcatttggcaaatatcaaacttcaaatcttcacacacatttgccttgcaatccaagttgatttcagaccctctcgcactcatttgtggaccttaagaaatgatctcatgggcctatacacgcccatgcatccatgcatcatAAATTGtcaattttggaaagtgaatttgaaggtgcaattatcacctactgcagctataaatagagccccttctgctcagaattgaacacaccttgcgcgccaggTTTGCCCCCtattgaaaccctctcattccaaaggaaaacctgataaattttatctttgaaatttgagtttgaatctcaactgttggagattcaaaaactccaggatccaaagccttgcaacctcatcaatcacttcttgctagcttctcaagtgtgatcaaatcgtgtttggagcaagcaacatcaagaattgcactgcattgaaggtaattttcagaaaactccatctcttcgattctttctcaatcttgctcaattctcttgattctttggttgtttgaagtcctaccaatgtaggcaagaagattgagttgcttagagatcaaatcgaagcatctcaattgacatacctcaaatttcaactcctcatatctttctatatgtgaggagttagtcaaaattgaggtgatattcgtgatctacaccatttttcctttcagattatgtcctccttttttattctggtgatggttgaaggtggaccagtccggtgaggtccactagagaagaagaccagagtTATAGCTCCGGCCGggtgttggcacgtctccaaccataggatccatttaatttattttaatcCTGAGCATTGTTTCTAATTACCACGCGTGCTGCTCAGTTGACTAAAGACCACATGGAACacgcgctggtggccacttgatctgccacctcaattaatgagggagatcaagtggtccacgttttttctgattatttgaatttccttttaattgctttattttcattaatttatattaattttaatattgatccaaaaaatatgagagtttcaccaaaaaaattcaaatattttcctctttcatattctgaattaaaattattttttggatcattattaatatttttcatgatttaattgatttttcatttgtttttaattgtttaaaaatacttttaagtctttaaaaaatctgaatttttttctccaaagtccttcgaccttgtttgacctatgataaatctcatggccatttatttggtgttttgatgaggttttaggaatttgacaaaccatatttaatttaaatgcattattttagtatttttaattggaataaattccaaataattttgttaaccaattgtgatgacttgttgatgtttgactattgttgttgggccttgatcaaggttgatttgactttgtcaaattaatatcattggatttaggggattgatggaatgtacatttcatctcccaaaatgagtgaatgatattaatttggtaaaagtcttcctttgatcaatttgagttttcatttattccccttcctcttcatctcattccctttctttatacattcatctcatttggcctatgatgtctcaaagtcctaatgctagttgattgaaaaattaacatgagtatagatgagattaggctacaccttttgcatattctttttgtgtgtggtatgtttcatgagcatagttcataatactatgtctttaacatgcattaacaccgaaattctagttagtgagattgtaagtctcctctctttcatgatattgtgtggaaacttggccgtttttccttcctttggaagatgtcttgattcaaggatccatgcttgtgataagtgggttgagtgttctccaaagaatgttcaagaatgaaaagcaaaaacaaaataatattaacttctaacctattaactactaacttttaatttcaagccatttactttaatgccatttaattctagtttttatacatttgccattattcatatcattctaattgtttatgttaatgcaattttcactttgtccacttggaccatattgtgtgatatattttgtttgtgtatactttgtttgtttgagtggtctttgaccattaatgtacataataacaacaaaaaccctaaaaaacttttgtgttgactgttggcttgatcttggacaaatgaacttagaacttaggcaacactcctatgctaaaggacttgggcaatgccaacttattgataaaccaagtgcttgtaatttgaaacttcatttgatacatcattcaagatctctctaacttcatttgcaacatgatcattgtgaagctgttattttgaacctgtgacttgtggaattcatctgttacatgggctaccttgaagaagatcatgaaatggataagcttggacgtgaccatctttattttatgccttgctcttcaagataatataattgtgtatttgtgtgttgcttgattctaaaagtccaagggaattctgggtttctattgacattcttgtctattggattgctaccctacttggtcagatcttttcaactctaaacttttaattttgtgcataggatagtctcttcatcttctccccacttatttaatttcaaaatatctacctcccttttcaaaaatcttctttgattgaacttattgtgttctaaactttgaccacttttgtaaaaagatagaaactttggccttatgccattgcactttcaaatttcttttcttaaatcaagcttgtaaatagacttaactatacttgacttaaactttcaaaaagccaaaaagaactaactcattcaaaccatttttaggcctttgtgactttcaaacttaatttttcaaaagcaatgcatccactttgaaatttgtatcacgaactacgaggttttgatccctcatttttatgttggtacataggcacaagactgaaggtcttgtcaaacacaaaaatataattaatgaattcttttctcatccccctcattctatttgtttgtaaatatcactttgtacaaaatacatatgcacacaaaaagggctccctaggagtacctaggacactttgggtgctaacaccttccctctgtgtaaccaacccccttacctgtaatctctgacattttattagttttgatttgaaaacttcttacttttgggttttgttcatacttttttcccttttaccttggaaacaataaaagcgtggtggcgactcttgttatttgatctatagcttatccatagcttgatgatcatgaatttaccgctacacacaGAATCCATATTTCGGACTCATTTTATCATCATTTTCAAACCTCTAGCTATTAGCGTTTATATTTCTGTTCATATCCTTTTAAACTTTAGCCTTAGCTTTGCAATTTCAGCAATAAATAACATTAGTTTGATTATTAGTCTCTGTGGGTTCGACAATCTTTTAAAACTACCCAATAAACTGTATACTTGCAGTTATTATCCGACAGACACGTCCatcgcgatcaagtttttggcgccattgtcggggactaatttagtcaaTATTGTGATTTCGTTATTGCACAATATAGACTAAgataacttttattttatttaccCTCCTGAACCGTCAATTGTATACTAAGCACTCACTCAAAAAAAGCGAAGAGCTAGAACAACCAGTTGACGAAGTCGAGCATTTTATTAATTTACAACGCCGAGTTTATAATTTCCGAATTAAGTACAATCTTCCTTTTCGAAAACAAAAATAAGAATCTAAACCAGTAATGGTTGAAGGACCACAAAATCGTCCTCTTAAGTATTACGTTGTTCCTTCACAAGAGGAACCACACAACAACATTGTTGCTTATGCCATCAACCAAACGATTTCGAGTTGAAACCTTCGTTGTTATCATCCGTTTAACAAACCAATTTTCAGGTAGTCCTACAGACCATCCAAACTTACATTTGTCAGTGTTTGTACAGTACGCAGACACAGTGAAAGCAAATGGTGTCTGTCCCGAAGCAATTAGACTACGTCTTTTCCCTTTTTattaagagatagagctagagcttggGTTCAGTCTCTACCTTCAAACTCCGTAATCACATGGGACGAGTTGAAGAAAGCCTTCTTAGCCTAATATTTCCCACCAAGCAAGATGGCTATGCTAAGAGCTCAAATAAACGAATTTAAGCAAAAAGACAACGAATCTCTTTTCGACACttgggaaagatacaaggacatTATGAGACATTGGCCACACCATGAACTTGAGCAATGACTGATTATCCATACTTTATAAAATGGTCTTTTGTACAACACTAAAATGAATTTGAGTGTTGCAGTTGACGGTGCTTTAATGGACAAACCATATGATGAAGCCTATGAATTCATCGAGAACATGACTCAAAATCATTTCCAATGGGGAGGTGCATGTTCTGCTATAGAAAAACCAACTTTGAAAGGCGGGATGTACGAAGTCAATGGCATAGACCGCGTCAATGCTAAAGTGGATGCACTTACTCAAAAGATCGAAAATTTTTCCATAACACCAGCAGCTACCGTAGCCGTTGTAACACCAAACTGTGAATTGTGTGGAACCCATGGGCATACTAATGCTGACTGTCAGTTATTAGTTGGTATTCCTATCGGCCAAGTAAATTACGCTCAAGGAAATCCATATTCCAACACTTATAATCCTGGCTAGAGAAATCATTCGAACTTTTCTTATAAAAATAATAATGCTTTATTTCCTCCAAACCCAACACCTGTTATTCCACTTGGTTATCAGAAAGGAGCCCCTGCTGCTCCACAAGCACCTCGAAAGTCAAATCTAgagatcatgatggaaaactttatgAATGCCCAAGCTCAACAAAACAAAGATTTTGCAAATCAAAATGCTCATAATAGCAAACTGATGAAGCAAGTGTCAAGTAAGCTTGATGTTATGGTTACCCATAATAAAATGTTGGAAACCCAAATTTCCCAAGTAGCCCAACACCAAGCAACAATAGCAGCCCCAACTAGAGCATGTATTGGTCAACAACAACCAAACCCAAAAGGTTATGCTAATGCTATCACATTACGAAGTGGGACAAAATTAGATGAACCGGTTGTCCCAAGACTCCAAAACCCAGCCATGTATTAAAACTCTGGTAAAGGAATTGAAAAGGTAAACAAACCAACCAATGATGGAAAGGAAGACAAAAGCAGAGAAGTATAAGATAAAGGAACACCTTATGTGCCTCCGCCACCATACAAACCACATATACCTTATCCTCAAAGACTTTCTTAGTCTAAAAATGAAGGACAATCTAAGAAATTCGTAGAACTTCTGAAGCAGCTTAATATCACTATACCATTCACATAAGCCATTACGCAAATGCCTTCATATGTTAAGTTCCTTAAAGAGATATTATCTAATAAGAAAAAGCTTGAGGATAACGAAACCATTATGCTTACTGTTGAGTGTATCACTATTATTCAAAATGACATGCCTCATAAGAtgaaagacccaggtagtttttCCATACCATGTGTAATCAGAAAGTTTATCATAGACAAAACTCTCGATTTAGGAGCTAGTGTTAGTTTAATGCCTTTATCCACATGCAAGAAACTCAATTTAGGAGAACTAAGACCAATGAAGATGTCTCTACAACTAGCTGACCGTTCTGTTAAATTTCCAATAGGTATGCTAGAGAACATTCTTGTTCGTATAGGTCAACTCTATAATCCCACCGACTTTGTAATAATGGATATAAAGGAGGATTCCCACGTCCCTATTATTTTAGGAAGACCCTTTTTAGCCATAGCTAGAGCCATcatagatgtcaagaaaggaaagcTAACTTTCGAAGTTGGGGAAGAAAAATTCGAATTTATTTTAGCTTAATTCTTACAGGCGCTAGCTATAGAAGATTCATGTTGTCTCTTAGACGTCATTGACAAATGTGTGAAAGAAATGGAAAGGGAACCATCTAAGTATACTGAAGTACTAAAGATTCTAGTGCCTCCTATATTCGAAGATGATAATTGACATGAGCCATACGTAGATGACAGTCTGAGGGAATGTCTAGCACTAACACCCAATCCAatgccatgcccaaagaaacctTATGTAGAACTTAAAACACTACCCAAATACCTAAGGTATGAATTCCTAGACACCGAGCTTGAACGACTAGTAATAGTCAATGTTGACTTAGGACAGATAGAAACCTAAAAATTACTTCATGTCTTAAGAAAGTATCCAACATCTTTAGGCTATAACATCTCAGACCTAAAAGGAATAAGTTTTTCTATATGTATGCATCACATTCTTCTAGAATAGGACTGTAAAACCTCTATAGAAcatcatagaaaaataaatcCTATCTTGAGTGATATAGCAAAAAAGGAGGTACAAAAGCTTTTAGA is a window of Lathyrus oleraceus cultivar Zhongwan6 chromosome 6, CAAS_Psat_ZW6_1.0, whole genome shotgun sequence DNA encoding:
- the LOC127094166 gene encoding uncharacterized protein LOC127094166, whose amino-acid sequence is MNLSVAVDGALMDKPYDEAYEFIENMTQNHFQWGGACSAIEKPTLKGGMYEVNGIDRVNAKVDALTQKIENFSITPAATVAVVTPNCELCGTHGHTNADCQLLVGIPIGQVNYAQGNPYSNTYNPG
- the LOC127094167 gene encoding uncharacterized protein LOC127094167, which encodes MPSYVKFLKEILSNKKKLEDNETIMLTVECITIIQNDMPHKMKDPGSFSIPCVIRKFIIDKTLDLGASVSLMPLSTCKKLNLGELRPMKMSLQLADRSVKFPIGMLENILVRIGQLYNPTDFALAIEDSCCLLDVIDKCVKEMEREPSKYTEVLKILVPPIFEDDN